In a single window of the Luteibacter rhizovicinus DSM 16549 genome:
- a CDS encoding GIY-YIG nuclease family protein, translating into MWCVYLIECRNGAWYAGITNDLPARYAAHVAGKGARYTRANPPVRLLGSRAFADRSAASKAEWAVKRLPKQRKLAWLQEAADTSAADTAGADRGTM; encoded by the coding sequence ATGTGGTGCGTCTATCTCATCGAATGCCGCAACGGCGCCTGGTACGCGGGGATCACCAACGATCTGCCCGCGCGCTATGCCGCTCACGTCGCCGGGAAAGGGGCGCGTTACACGCGAGCCAATCCACCCGTGCGCCTGCTCGGCTCGCGCGCCTTCGCCGACCGCTCGGCGGCATCGAAGGCCGAGTGGGCGGTCAAGCGTCTGCCAAAGCAGAGAAAGCTCGCCTGGCTCCAGGAGGCGGCAGACACGTCGGCCGCCGACACCGCGGGCGCCGATCGCGGCACAATGTAA